The genomic window ATATTTTTTATCGAAAGGGTGATAAGATGTCAGAAAAAATAAAATTCACTGATCTTCTAATGGAGTTTGGTGAACAATTAGCTGAAATTACAGCTAGGCGTATGTTAGAAAATAATTTCGGTTCATCCACTTTTATCGGAGCCTATATTGAGCAGTTTGTGAGAAATTTAAGTAAATCAGCAATTATCTATGAATATATGAATGATCCATTTTTATTTGGTGGGAAAGTTCAATATTATAAAGATGGAAAAGAAGACAGTTATGTTTTTATTAATACATATCAATCGTATAGAGTTCAATACTTTACTTTAGCTCATGAATTATTTCATTTAACTCCTGAGCATGAGAAATTAATTAAAGCGTTTGATGCGAACAATTCTAACAATGATGAAAATCTAAAAAAAGTCGTTGAACGTTCAGCGGATCGTTTTGCAGCGACTTTATTATTACCGGAAAACTTAGTTAAAGGTATTTGGGAAAAACTCATTGATGAAGTGAAAGACCAAGAAAGAATTATCTATAACCTTGCAGACATGAGTTGTGCACCGTATGAAGCTGTTGCGAGAAGATTAGTTGAGTTAAACTTACATACATCAAGAAAGTTAGACAAATCATTTAAAGACAAAATCAAGAATTATAAAGATAGTGATTGGGAAAAAGAGCGCATTGATTTTATGGCTATCCCTAGTCCTCTTGATATTGCAATAATTGATAATGAAAAGCTGTATAAGCAAAGAATAGAAGACACTACTCCTAATCCCTCAACTTCTGATGAAGAAGATCCGTTGAAGGAATTTTTATAGAATAGTACTGGTTATAATTGGAAGGTGGTGAGGGTGAAAATGAAGAAGGGATACGGCT from Lysinibacillus sp. G4S2 includes these protein-coding regions:
- a CDS encoding ImmA/IrrE family metallo-endopeptidase — its product is IFYRKGDKMSEKIKFTDLLMEFGEQLAEITARRMLENNFGSSTFIGAYIEQFVRNLSKSAIIYEYMNDPFLFGGKVQYYKDGKEDSYVFINTYQSYRVQYFTLAHELFHLTPEHEKLIKAFDANNSNNDENLKKVVERSADRFAATLLLPENLVKGIWEKLIDEVKDQERIIYNLADMSCAPYEAVARRLVELNLHTSRKLDKSFKDKIKNYKDSDWEKERIDFMAIPSPLDIAIIDNEKLYKQRIEDTTPNPSTSDEEDPLKEFL